From Miscanthus floridulus cultivar M001 chromosome 15, ASM1932011v1, whole genome shotgun sequence, the proteins below share one genomic window:
- the LOC136506739 gene encoding protein MAIN-LIKE 1-like, producing MEQFHLLDPTYEETHRGRLVALGQDLPHLRSRTHSGFLDIRYDDRYTPFLQRASLDVISFQVHRGLPKFNSAAITALVDRWRPETHSFHLPFKEMTISL from the exons atggagcaattccacctgctcgacccgacgtacgaggagacccaccgaggacgtctcgttgcgctggggcag gaccttccgcaccttcgttctaggacccacagtgggttcttggacattcggtacgatgataggtacactcctttcctgcaaagagctagcctggatgtcatctcctttcaggttcatcgtgggttgcccaagttcaactcagcggcgataactgcattggtagacag gtggcggccggagactcacagcttccacctacctttcaagGAGATGACAATCTCGCtttag